In a single window of the Syngnathus typhle isolate RoL2023-S1 ecotype Sweden linkage group LG19, RoL_Styp_1.0, whole genome shotgun sequence genome:
- the insig1 gene encoding insulin-induced gene 1 protein isoform X1 → MSGLDEQYWSCSRAPQLERNLTSSSPPPPTNWLVSKGEEMMSIITSVLGSAYSSLRRHRTFNLIRRGLVLFAVGVILALVLNLLQIQRNVTLFPEEVMSTLFSSAWWIPPCCGTGAAVVGLLYPCLDSHLGEPHKFKREWASVMRCIAVFVGINHASVKLDIDNSVQLSLTLAALSLGLWWTFDRSRSGFGLGVTTAFLATVFTQLLVYNGVYQYTSPDFLYVRSWLPCIFFSGGVTVGNIGRQLAMASVEKPHSD, encoded by the exons ATGTCCGGCCTGGATGAGCAGTATTGGAGCTGCTCCCGTGCACCGCAGTTGGAACGCAATCTTACGTCGTCGTCGCCGCCACCGCCGACCAACTGGTTGGTGTCCAAAGGCGAGGAAATGATGTCCATCATCACGTCGGTGCTGGGAAGCGCCTACAGCTCGCTGCGCCGCCACCGGACATTCAACTTGATCCGTCGCGGCTTGGTGCTTTTCGCCGTGGGGGTAATCCTCGCCCTGGTGCTCAACTTGCTGCAAATTCAGCGCAACGTCACACTCTTTCCGGAGGAGGTGATGAGCACCTTGTTCTCGTCCGCCTGGTGGATCCCGCCGTGCTGCGGCACTGGGGCAG CGGTGGTGGGCCTGCTGTACCCGTGCCTGGACAGCCATCTTGGCGAACCGCACAAGTTCAAGCGAGAATGGGCGAGCGTCATGAGGTGCATCGCCGTCTTTGTGGGCATCAACCACGCCAGCGTT AAACTGGACATTGACAACAGTGTGCAGCTGTCGCTCACCCTGGCCGCTCTGTCGCTGGGCTTGTGGTGGACCTTTGACCGCTCGCGTAGCGGCTTCGGCTTGGGCGTCACCACCGCCTTCCTCGCCACCGTTTTTACTCAGCTGCTGGTCTACAACGGCGTCTATCA GTATACGTCTCCCGACTTCTTGTACGTGCGCTCCTGGCTGCCGTGTATTTTCTTTTCTGGCGGCGTCACCGTGGGAAACATCGGACGCCAACTGGCCATG